ACAATTTTCCCCTTCCcttcttttttccccttaattCATGATAGGGCACTTAtcaaaattggtttttattatatatattgtgcATCGATTAGGTTTTGGGACCAAAAGGCTCATACCAAAATGAAGGTGGCGTTCTGCCATATCACCGGCACAATCTTGAGGAAAGGACAGACgggtttttctaatttattttcttgtttttcggCTTTTTAGCTGTGGCATAGATACCACTGCACTGCACTGCACTGTTTGGCAGACTGGCACCATTTTACAACCTAGTTTAAGCTCGAAATTCAGAGGGAGTCAGCCACCTAAAAGTTCCTCCAAGTCTAACGAACACATACGTGTCAAgtatttaattataacttaattcCAGTTTCTATTAAAATTAATCGATTAATCCACGTAatgtaataaataattatttttaatccaattgagatctttctcaatttaataatttttcttttcataaaaaaattcttttctaTATTACTtacatctctttttctttaagaaaaagaaTTCTAAAAAAGAATATGGAATTGTCGAGATCTAAATTATAAAtggatttataaatatttagctTGCGAAAACATAAATACTAATTAATGAATTTGCTAAACTACAAGgattgaattattttcttccaCTTCCTCTTTGTtcctcgattttttttttgttcaatgtctatgtgaaaatattttatggtgTTACATCGAATCCCTTGTTATCCCAAGGAGACAGGTTGAAGAttcagatttttattaaaaaagtattaaattcaAACCCTAAAATCCACTCAAAGAAAAACCCACCTTCCGAATCCTATATATTTAGCTGATTTCATGAtctttaatttcatgatttccTTCACAAAACTGGCTAaactactttgaaaaaaaagggataaaagattaattaaaagagagagGGGAGGAGGAGAGGTTAACGATGAAGCTTTGCCGTGAATTATTGAAtgtaatttgtaaaaaaataattaagtatgatgcaatataatctccaaCACTTAAATcacattaagtaaaaaaaaaaaaaaaaattgtagggGGACAATAATCTCAGGTAACTAAGAGGGCCATCTTcttaaatttgtaatataaGTTTTGCAAAGTTTTTTAGCCCTTTCCTTCCTCCCGTCCATTGCCTCTGCACTAGCACACACGCCCTGTGGTTCCAGAAAAACAACTAAAGCACCTCATGAGAAGTTAAACTAACCCATTCTCATGACACCTATCATGCGAATAGAGCCAGCCTCGACAACCGACACCCGTGAGCCCGCCTATATAACATGAAACTGACGCCACAAAATGATCAAGAATTAGATCAAGACTCCAACGTAGACGAGTTACAAGGTTAGAGAGATTGTGTAAGAGAAACTAGTTAGAGAAGATGGATAGCAAGAACAAGAATGATGCCAGTTGCTTTCAAATGCCCCTTCACTACCCCAAATACTCCATGAAAGATTACCAAACCATGCCTGAGTGGCAGCTTGACAGGCTCCTTGCTGATTATGGGCTACCTGTACACAACGACTTGGCTTACAAAAGAGAGTTTGCAATGGGAGCATTTCTGTGGCCTAACTTCCAGCAAGAACAGAAGCCTTCTCCTTGACCTAGCTCTTTGCGCTTCTCTTCTTGCAAGGAAAAAACAACAGTTATGAATTGTCATGTTGAGTAATAGGCTTTTGTTGTCTTTCTGGCTAGCTGCTTCCCTTATATTTGATATCTTCATAATAAGAAAAAGTGAGCTTGGTGTTTGTGAATTTGGTTCCTCGTGTGTGTGTggattccttttttattttttacttctgccgttctttttttatatataattcggTGATGGGGTTAATTAACTAGGACTTGTACTCGTTGTTACTAACAGAGGTGAATATCGGTTCAAATGGTTTGGTTCGGATAAAAGATTTACTTGAACcg
This genomic interval from Populus alba chromosome 1, ASM523922v2, whole genome shotgun sequence contains the following:
- the LOC118055393 gene encoding uncharacterized protein translates to MDSKNKNDASCFQMPLHYPKYSMKDYQTMPEWQLDRLLADYGLPVHNDLAYKREFAMGAFLWPNFQQEQKPSP